The following coding sequences are from one Arachis hypogaea cultivar Tifrunner chromosome 7, arahy.Tifrunner.gnm2.J5K5, whole genome shotgun sequence window:
- the LOC112701321 gene encoding transcriptional corepressor SEUSS-like, translating to MQPSKEVASTAANFNMLNHQQQCLRGMPQQQQPPVPQIPVQFQQQRNILPIYQSGVCAKKMQQFVHCQQRRPADNNIIFWKRFVAELFAPNGKKSFCFSLYPGTKIRANFSLGSMKKCDICKKNPVNGYEACFDVLPRLLKVKYESGLLEERLFTDIPGEFRDPSGYIVLVCKKARRESLFDKFRVVHEGSIRIVFSPYIKICSWEFCVTHHEVFISRSHLVPNVNQIGDAISKFQNFAANNNDNNNVTAEEFQESSNKLVAVTQELAKKLEVPMLDDYSGFAKSYVRCLQLAEVGNLMKDVIDFSIRNKIGPIESLAKFPKKPRIGDHGEDQLQQQQQHQNGNHDLNNGGRNNGHTPGMQIGSSSNGTLATSSTVQIHNSVDSRVQNSVNGEENAPIQPPNSLP from the coding sequence ATGCAACCCTCTAAAGAAGTAGCTTCAACTGCTGCAAATTTCAACATGTTGAACCATCAACAACAATGCTTGAGGGGTATGCCTCAACAACAACAACCGCCAGTACCACAAATTCCAGTGCAATTCCAACAACAAAGAAACATTCTTCCAATCTATCAATCCGGAGTTTGTGCAAAGAAGATGCAACAATTTGTCCATTGCCAGCAGCGCCGGCCGGCCGACAACAACATTATCTTCTGGAAGAGATTTGTGGCCGAGCTTTTCGCTCCAAATGGTAAGAAGAGCTTCTGTTTCTCCTTGTATCCAGGAACAAAAATCAGAGCCAATTTTTCCCTTGGTAGTATGAAAAAATGTGATATATGCAAGAAGAATCCTGTTAATGGCTATGAAGCGTGTTTTGATGTTCTTCCAAGGCTTTTAAAGGTGAAATATGAAAGTGGACTATTGGAAGAGAGGCTTTTTACCGACATTCCCGGCGAATTCAGAGACCCTTCTGGCTACATTGTTCTGGTCTGTAAGAAAGCAAGAAGAGAAAGCTTGTTCGACAAGTTTCGCGTCGTCCACGAAGGTTCCATTCGAATAGTCTTCTCCCCTTACATCAAGATATGTTCTTGGGAATTCTGCGTGACGCACCACGAAGTGTTCATTAGCAGAAGCCATTTGGTTCCTAATGTGAATCAAATTGGTGATGCCATATCAAAGTTCCAGAATTTCGCAGCCAATAATAATGACAACAATAATGTTACTGCTGAGGAGTTTCAAGAAAGTAGCAATAAGTTGGTTGCAGTAACACAAGAATTGGCTAAGAAATTGGAAGTTCCAATGCTTGATGATTATTCGGGGTTTGCTAAGAGCTATGTTAGGTGCCTTCAATTAGCAGAAGTTGGGAACTTGATGAAAGACGTGATTGATTTCAGCATACGGAATAAGATTGGACCTATCGAGAGCTTGGCCAAATTTCCCAAGAAACCTAGAATTGGTGATCATGGTGAAGATCAATTGCAGCAACAACAGCAGCATCAAAACGGGAATCATGATTTGAATAATGGTGGTAGGAACAATGGACACACACCTGGTATGCAAATTGGTTCTTCTAGCAATGGTACCTTAGCCACGTCAAGCACTGTTCAGATTCATAATTCAGTTGATTCTAGAGTTCAAAATTcagtgaatggtgaagagaatgCTCCGATTCAGCCCCCTAATTCCCTCCCATAA